AAGGGACAAAGTCTTTGAAAAAGTGGGGATTCTGTATGCTATCAAAAATTGAAGCTTTCATCCTTGGGATTATCCAGGGCCTGACTGAGTTTTTGCCGATCAGCTCTACCGGCCATCTTTATCTGGGCAGAAATTTGTTTGGCCTTGAGGAGGCGGGCCTGCTGCTCGATACGATGCTTCATGTAGGTACGCTGCTGGCAGTATTTGTGTTTTATAGATACGAATTCATCAAGATTTTGAAAAATCCGTTTGGGAAGCTGACCTTCCTCCTAGTTGTCGGTACGCTGCCGGCTGTTGTTGTCGGTTTGCTCTTCGAGGATTACTTTGATGAGATCTCCAAAACCGGTGTGACGATTGGCTGGGAATTCCTGATTACTGGGACTCTGATGTGGTTTGCGGACTCGATCAAAAATGGCCGTAAAAAGATGGATGATATCAGTTATACAGATGCGCTCGTGATTGGCAGCTTCCAGGCAGCGGCGATTTTTCCGGCGATTTCCCGTTCGGGCTTGACGATTGTCGCGGCGCTCTGGCGAAAGCTCGATCGCGAGACTGCTGCCTACTTCTCTTTCCTGCTTTCAACACCTGCGATTCTTGGCGCAATCGTGTTACAAGGAAAAGACCTTTTCAGCGGCGGAAGTGAGACGATTTCAATCCAGGCACTGTTGATTGGCATTATTTCAGCTGCGATTTTCGGTTATATCGCAGTAAAATGGATGATCGGCTATCTGAAAAATCATTCTTTGAAGCCATTTGCGATTTATGTATGGATAATGGGGCTGGTTGTGCTGTATTTTCAGTATACAGGGCAGTTCTAAATAGCGGGAATTTGGATTTTATAGCGAGTTTTATTTTTTTTATAGCGACTTTGACTTTTTTATAGCGACTTTTTCTTTTTTATAGCGACTATTTCTTTTTTATAGCGAGTTTTCCGTTTTTATAGCGACTTCACAGTTTTTATAGCGAAATGGAATTTTCCGCTGATTTTTTCCAGTTGAATTCATTCAGCACTCACTAAAAATGCACACCATTCACAAAATGGTGTGCATTTTCCATTCTATTAGCAGCCGCCGTCTCCGCCCATCAGGACAAGACCTTCACGGTACTCGTCATATTCAAGTGCCATACCTTGAGTATAGTCGACGATATTGGATTCGATTGCGACTTGGATTTCATTAATTACGATTACATGATCATCTTCTTCCGGCTCCTCCAGAGCCAGACCAATCTGCGGGCCTCCTCAGCCAAAGCCGCCGAAGTATACGCGGATACCTTCTGCGTTACGCTCAGCGAGGATTTCTTTTAAAATGTCGCGCGCTTTATCTGAAATCTGCATTCTCCCTTTTCCTTTCTACATCAATTCTGTCTAGTGCTTAGTTTACCATGGTATCAATAATAAATACACAATACTGCCCGGAGTATTTTGTGAAGGTTATAATTGGAAAAAATGAGTCTCTCCAGCTTTAATTGTGAACGATTTGTGATTAAAACATGACGAAACTAAACAAAACTTAACAAAACCAAACAAAAAAGCATACCCATCTACTGAATATTCTATTATATTTAGTTTAGGATGAAAAGGAGGGAAACCATTTGCAAATCTACACTCCAGATGAAATTGCTTCCA
This portion of the Mesobacillus sp. S13 genome encodes:
- a CDS encoding undecaprenyl-diphosphate phosphatase, with the translated sequence MLSKIEAFILGIIQGLTEFLPISSTGHLYLGRNLFGLEEAGLLLDTMLHVGTLLAVFVFYRYEFIKILKNPFGKLTFLLVVGTLPAVVVGLLFEDYFDEISKTGVTIGWEFLITGTLMWFADSIKNGRKKMDDISYTDALVIGSFQAAAIFPAISRSGLTIVAALWRKLDRETAAYFSFLLSTPAILGAIVLQGKDLFSGGSETISIQALLIGIISAAIFGYIAVKWMIGYLKNHSLKPFAIYVWIMGLVVLYFQYTGQF